AGTCGGCGCCCTGGACGTACGCCATCGCCTTGACCCAGTACGGGTCGCCGAGGCGGCGTTCCATCTCCTCCGGGCTGACGTCCTCCACCCGCGTCTGAAGCCACCACAGGTTGCCCAATGGGTCGCGTACCCGCCCGATCCGGTCGCCGAAGAAGAGGTGCGTCACCTCGGTCACGGACGTGCCGCCGGCCGCGACGGCCCTGCGGTGCGCGGCGTCGGCGTCCTCGACGTAGAGGCGCAGAAAGGCGGGGGTCAGCGGCCAGTCCGACGGTGCGTCGAACGGCATGACGACGGAGTCGCCGATCCGTACCTCCGCGTGCCCGATCCGGCCGTCCTCCCCGACGACCCGGGCGATCTCCTCGGCGTCGAACGCCTCCTTCAGGTAGTCGATGAGCCGGGCCGTGTCGCGCGAGATGATCCACGGCGTGACGGTGTGGTAGCCGTCCGGGATCGGTTTTACGGTCATCCGCTGCCTCCTCGGTTCCTGCTGCTCCTTCCGACGCTACGGGCCCTATAGGCCAGCTTTTGACCTACGCCACGGTGGAACTGGCGGTCCGCATCCTGCGCGGCCTGCCCACGACGCACCCCGCCCGGGCACCGCTCGCCCGCAGGGCAGGCGAGTGCGCCGCCTCGGCTCCGGCGAGCACGGCCCACCTCACGCGCCTGGCCGGCGACTCCTGGCGGGCAGCACTGCGGAGCGACGAGACGCGGGCCCTGGACGCCACGGTCACCGTGCTGGAAACCCTGTTGGCCGCGTTCCCCGATGAGCACCCTGAACGAGCCGGCCGCCTGTCCAACCACGGGCTCGCCCTGCGTGAGCGGTACCGCATGACGGGAAACGCGGACGATCTGGAAGCCGCCGCCCGGGCCGGCCGGGCTGCCGTCACGGCGACCCCCGACGATCCGGAGCACCGCGCCGACCTGGCCGACCACTACCACAACCTCACCGCCACCCTCACCCGGCAGCACGAGACCGATCCCACTGACGACCGCCTCCGCGCCGCCTCGACGCCGCCCGACGCGCCGACGAGACGACCCCCGCTGGAGATCCCCACCTGCGGGACCGGGCCGTCAACCTGTGCGCGCTGTCGCTGGTCGCGTACGGGCGGACCGGGGGGCGGGAGGACCTGAGCACCGCCGTCCGCGCGCAGCACACCGTTCTCGACCTCACGTCGGCGGACGACGCCGCGTGGCCCCAAAGCGCCGCCCGGCTGGGCGCGTTGCTGTGGACCCGTTACGAGCTGGAGGGGAAGGAAGCCGATCTGCGAGAGGCCATCGGCTTGCTCCGCGATGCCCTGTCGGCCCTGTCCTGTCTGCCGGACGCCGATGACACACGGACCCCGGCCCTCACGGACCTGGGCGGCGCGCTGCTCGGCAGGCACCAACGGCAGGGCGACCCCGCCGACCTGGACGAAGCCGCGCGACTTCTCGGCGAAGTGGTCGCCGCCCCGTCGGCGGGCAGGCCCGTGCCCGTCACCCCACGGGTCAACCTGGGCGCCGTGCTGTTCACCCGGCACCAGTTGACGGGGGATCCCGGGGATCTACGGAAGGCCATCGAGCAC
This is a stretch of genomic DNA from Streptomyces hawaiiensis. It encodes these proteins:
- a CDS encoding VOC family protein — encoded protein: MTVKPIPDGYHTVTPWIISRDTARLIDYLKEAFDAEEIARVVGEDGRIGHAEVRIGDSVVMPFDAPSDWPLTPAFLRLYVEDADAAHRRAVAAGGTSVTEVTHLFFGDRIGRVRDPLGNLWWLQTRVEDVSPEEMERRLGDPYWVKAMAYVQGADFFPGAASDPGQ